One genomic window of Nocardioides daphniae includes the following:
- a CDS encoding STAS domain-containing protein, with translation MEIYSNGSTLRLVGDFDVRSTGAVRDAIYDAFAEQDDVVVDLSEVRAVDVTALRVLAVATHHAARRGDHLRLRGCGPSVRRMLHISRLIRAVEVERVAVSA, from the coding sequence ATGGAGATCTACTCGAACGGGAGCACGCTGCGTCTGGTGGGGGACTTCGATGTCCGCAGCACCGGCGCGGTCCGCGACGCCATCTACGATGCGTTCGCCGAGCAGGACGACGTCGTGGTCGACCTCTCCGAGGTGCGCGCGGTCGACGTCACCGCCCTGCGCGTCCTGGCAGTGGCGACGCACCACGCCGCGCGGCGTGGAGACCACCTGCGGTTGCGCGGGTGTGGCCCCTCGGTGCGGCGCATGCTGCACATCTCACGGCTCATCCGTGCCGTTGAGGTGGAGCGCGTCGCCGTCTCTGCCTGA